One region of Candidatus Bathyarchaeota archaeon genomic DNA includes:
- a CDS encoding PKD domain-containing protein has protein sequence MKLNSQKTLKICIAIVLFLTSSILTTPKLAFSQNASTDQTSLQPLSDGLPVLYVSPESNTGQINDYFTINIIVANVTDLYAVDIQFAWDPAILEYVNHTAMVPVEDFPGGILHEGILVMDKVDTTASMPGTEEGTMYWLAYASMEPAPVFDGTGTAFNMTFKVIKSGGCALEFTNLSLKELSDKPGNPINHERYDGYFESAGTPTARFSWSPTVGVVNEPVTFNASESSDPEGPIVNYFWDFDDGNTAATPNPVINHNFNHTKDKEIYYVSLIVEDNTGINSSKTIADPPLTVVQFRNIGLTRISLSTYHTLINTTIYVNVTIKNYGIVPENFTLTAYCNISSTDWALINTTTVDGNPYNMTIAPSGLPGSEVPHSFAWNTTTLPNPEAYYKVQVNVTGVPYDDETDNTITSKPVHITEDLIYDLTIETLSFRASHGVLTFPLPIILGEKAEITTTVKNLGTVPEEAFNVTLYINGTALKQWILSETLTSGAVKTLTWTWEEILERGYYNITAKVTVAIENVTENNILQDFLRVIETPQLEIIYTPDTPVVNETVTLNASSSIHREPGGQITGYAWEIWSPDQILDVGSPISDLTGVSVSYTFRHLGNWTIVLKVTDNFGYTYETRRTLTSDYRLDLEIPIELAEDGGGGEGIPIEYIVVIIVVVIVIIAALVIFYRRRQQSPAAA, from the coding sequence ATGAAGTTGAATTCACAGAAAACACTTAAAATCTGCATTGCAATAGTTCTCTTCTTAACATCAAGCATCCTGACCACACCCAAACTAGCGTTTTCCCAAAACGCATCCACTGATCAAACAAGCCTACAACCGTTGTCTGATGGTCTTCCTGTGCTATACGTCAGCCCAGAAAGCAACACTGGACAAATTAACGACTACTTTACCATCAACATCATTGTTGCAAATGTTACGGATCTTTACGCTGTTGACATCCAATTTGCATGGGACCCCGCAATTCTAGAATACGTAAACCACACGGCGATGGTTCCAGTGGAAGACTTCCCCGGCGGCATCCTACATGAAGGAATATTAGTTATGGACAAAGTCGACACGACAGCTAGCATGCCAGGCACAGAGGAAGGAACCATGTATTGGCTAGCATACGCGTCTATGGAGCCAGCACCAGTGTTCGACGGCACAGGAACAGCATTCAACATGACATTCAAAGTGATCAAAAGTGGCGGTTGTGCCTTGGAATTCACTAATCTCTCCTTAAAGGAACTTTCCGACAAGCCCGGAAATCCAATTAACCACGAAAGATACGATGGCTATTTCGAGTCTGCTGGAACTCCAACCGCCCGTTTCAGCTGGTCGCCCACCGTGGGCGTCGTTAACGAACCAGTGACCTTCAACGCCTCTGAAAGCTCCGACCCAGAAGGCCCCATTGTAAATTACTTCTGGGACTTTGACGACGGAAACACGGCAGCAACACCTAACCCTGTGATCAACCACAACTTCAACCATACAAAAGACAAAGAAATCTACTACGTTTCGCTCATCGTCGAGGACAACACTGGCATAAACAGCAGCAAAACGATAGCTGACCCTCCCCTCACCGTCGTCCAATTTAGAAACATAGGACTAACTAGGATTTCACTCTCGACATATCATACTCTTATTAACACAACCATCTACGTTAATGTCACAATCAAGAACTACGGAATTGTTCCGGAGAACTTTACCCTGACAGCTTATTGCAACATTTCATCCACAGACTGGGCACTAATCAACACAACCACCGTGGACGGCAACCCATACAACATGACTATCGCTCCAAGCGGTCTTCCAGGCTCTGAAGTGCCGCACTCCTTCGCTTGGAACACCACAACACTGCCAAACCCAGAAGCATACTACAAGGTGCAAGTCAATGTAACAGGAGTCCCATACGACGACGAAACTGACAACACCATTACTTCAAAACCAGTGCATATCACAGAAGATTTGATATACGATCTAACCATTGAAACACTAAGTTTCCGCGCCTCACATGGAGTACTAACATTTCCGCTTCCAATCATTCTGGGAGAAAAAGCAGAAATCACAACAACAGTTAAGAACCTCGGAACTGTTCCAGAAGAAGCTTTCAACGTGACTCTGTACATTAATGGTACTGCATTGAAACAATGGATATTAAGCGAAACATTGACATCTGGCGCTGTAAAAACTTTAACGTGGACTTGGGAGGAAATCTTAGAACGCGGGTATTACAACATAACCGCGAAAGTTACCGTTGCCATCGAAAATGTAACAGAAAACAATATTCTTCAAGACTTTCTACGTGTCATTGAAACTCCTCAACTAGAGATAATCTACACACCCGACACACCTGTGGTAAATGAAACTGTTACGTTAAATGCCTCAAGCAGCATTCATAGAGAACCTGGAGGTCAGATAACAGGATACGCTTGGGAAATATGGTCTCCCGACCAAATTCTTGATGTAGGATCCCCTATATCCGACCTCACTGGAGTCAGTGTATCCTACACCTTTAGACATTTGGGCAATTGGACAATAGTTTTGAAAGTAACCGACAACTTTGGCTATACATACGAAACAAGAAGAACCTTAACTTCAGATTACAGGTTGGATTTGGAAATACCTATTGAATTAGCTGAAGACGGTGGCGGCGGAGAGGGCATACCTATTGAATACATTGTGGTCATAATAGTAGTGGTCATCGTTATTATAGCAGCTTTGGTTATATTCTACCGTCGACGACAACAATCACCGGCAGCAGCTTAG